A portion of the Amia ocellicauda isolate fAmiCal2 chromosome 22, fAmiCal2.hap1, whole genome shotgun sequence genome contains these proteins:
- the LOC136717764 gene encoding PWWP domain-containing DNA repair factor 3A isoform X2, which yields MDEPLYMFCKWEGRLWPAKLIRKAAQHSKKKNEIEVEIFNVGKRIWVKQEETVPLTEQRIEIISLQLDLDSKRQHIVRIFLEDDDSEEEFLGFPTDCNQTAHEPATQEMDSIKELRYRKALRLALNVLSGEVVHSSSPSGPGAGRRQSCRLNRAQSRSPLQSPLGATAQPKAKDQPQKDTFVKKTEPQRVLRSQTESTSRSVPNQPEKGDFSHGGVQLRDGHTKSTEPQKSSLRSQVESPKCQSPQSGRPSGKRKSSGKWSPLSTRENGCLRPSGKTDSADVEYSTDGPRPRKRGRPLKVSTVTELDVERNVVDEKRPAKARLKSASNDPSPHKETVQRQLSPETLSPRSRKGRPSTLQNGQTSPCASSPSDTDCNSGQSKRGRGRPRLHKPLLSSTPISSSKPEPHTRDPRQPPEISRVGTPRREEVKKVRRLFEHNTAKQQDSVPEKEQGSNKAARRGRHKKIQAAASPVEQEIGSVSPRTLKRGRPKKSCPEPNGRKYPEQSAPLTQGPADSPLSTRVHPRLELHDETEVLDELTKSSDLSIELSLHNEASIPNISEEEEEDDDEEELPSFFLQMEKKPLSIREGICVWCKFRSYPYWPAMVKSVNHKNKKASIIFIDDLLFDKKTVRKGLFRFCVSLRTLKPFDCEETDEFVIKAQEKYKTAINWCLELIRDYRIRIACGSFSGSFIEYFANDISCPVRKMYLQGSTSVPFPSKLIREEQEEVSDTQVDSSPSCHGRCKKLLPDRSKAARTRANEKLVEFIIKNRGAERHLQAIISGRTPSKWLKEFLKFSRFVTCVETYLEDEAQLDLVYNYLKSIYDSAPQTAPCLADVDSIRFILDVLLPEAIICAIATVDKISLEKAEDKYLKGPVLSKREREEFDMQIEKEMKMKALSLNIQGTL from the exons GATCTGGGTGAAGCAGGAGGAGACAGTGCCTCTAACGGAACAGAGGATTGAGATAATCTCTTTGCAACTAG ACCTAGACTCCAAGAGGCAGCATATTGTACGGATATTTCTGGAGGATGATGACAGTGAGGAGGAGTTCCTGGGATTCCCCACAGACTGTAATCAGACGG CTCATGAGCCTGCAACACAAGAAATGGATTCTATTAAAGAACTGAGGTACCGGAAAGCACTACGTTTGGCGCTAAATGTGTTGTCTGGAGAAGTCGTACATTCCTCTTCACCTTCTGGTCCAGGGGCGGGGCGGAGGCAGTCTTGTCGGCTGAACCGAGCCCAGTCACGATCGCCACTCCAGTCCCCCCTGGGTGCGACAGCCCAGCCCAAGGCCAAGGATCAGCCACAGAAAGACACCTTTGTGAAGAAAACCGAGCCTCAACGTGTTCTCCGCAGTCAAACCGAATCAACAAGCAGAAGTGTTCCAAATCAGCCAGAGAAAGGTGACTTTTCCCATGGAGGGGTTCAACTGCGAGATGGCCACACAAAATCGACAGAGCCGCAGAAATCTAGCCTTAGGAGTCAAGTAGAGTCTCCAAAGTGCCAAAGTCCCCAGTCAGGAAGGCCCAGTGGTAAAAGGAAATCTTCGGGGAAGTGGTCTCCACTGTCAACAAGGGAAAATGGCtgtctgagaccaagtggaaaAACGGACTCCGCTGATGTGGAATATTCAACTGATGGGCCCAGGCCTAGGAAGAGGGGCAGGCCTCTGAAGGTCTCCACTGTGACAGAACTGGACGTGGAAAGGAACGTTGTAGACGAGAAGAGGCCTGCCAAAGCTAGACTAAAGTCGGCGTCTAACGACCCAAGCCCCCATAAAGAAACAGTTCAGAGGCAATTATCCCCAGAGACACTGAGCCCTCGTAGCCGAAAGGGAAgaccttccacactgcaaaacGGGCAAACGTCACCTTGTGCTTCCTCTCCCTCTGACACTGATTGTAACAGTGGCCAAAGCAAGCGTGGCCGAGGGCGGCCACGCTTGCACAAACCTCTTCTCAGCTCCACACccatcagcagcagcaaaccGGAGCCACACACCAGGGACCCAAGACAGCCTCCAGAGATCTCCAGAGTGGGCACACCAAGGAGGGAGGAGGTCAAGAAAGTGCGCAGGCTTTTTGAGCACAACACAGCAAAACAACAG GATTCTGTGCCAGAGAAAGAGCAGGGCAGCAATAAAGCTGCTCGCAGAGGGAGGCATAAGAAAATACAGGCTGCTGCTTCCCCAGTGGAGCAGGAGATTGGCTCAGTCTCTCCCAGAACCTTGAAGCGCGGGCGCCCGAAAAAAAGCTGTCCAGAGCCCAACGGCCGCAAATATCCAGAACAATCAGCACCGCTAACTCAAGGGCCGGCTGACAGCCCACTGTCCACACGCGTGCATCCCAGACTGGAGCTACACGATGAAACAGAAGTGCTAG acGAACTCACCAAGTCTTCGGACTTGTCCATTGAGCTGAGCTTGCACAATGAAGCCAGCATCCCAAATATatcagaggaggaggaagaggatgaCGACGAAGAAGAGCTTCCCAGTTTCTTTTTGCAGATGGAGAAGA AGCCCTTGTCCATCAGGGAGGGAATTTGTGTGTGGTGTAAGTTCCGGAGCTATCCGTATTGGCCGGCTATG GTGAAAAGTGTGAATCACAAGAATAAGAAGGCCAGCATTATCTTTATTGATGACCTGCTCTTCGATAAGAAAACTGTTCGAAAGGG TCTTTTCAGATTTTGTGTATCCTTACGAACCCTGAAGCCTTTTGACTGTGAAGAGACTGATGAGTTTGTG ATCAAAGCACAAGAAAAGTATAAAACTGCTATCAATTGGTGCTTGGAACTGATTCGTGACTACCGGATTCGGATTG CCTGTGGTTCCTTCTCTGGCTCTTTCATCGAATACTTTGCAAATGACATAA GCTGCCCGGTTCGGAAGATGTACCTGCAGGGCTCCACCAGTGTGCCGTTCCCCAGCAAGCTGATCAGGGAAGAGCAGGAGGAGGTGTCTGACACACAGGTGGATAGTTCCCCATCCTGCCATGGACGGTGCAAGAAGCTGCTACCCGATCGTTCCAAGGCAGCCCGCACACGGGCCAACGAGAAACTAGTTGAATTCATCATCAAGAACCGGGGAGCGGAGAGACACCTGCAG GCGATCATCAGCGGCAGGACACCCTCGAAGTGGCTGAAGGAGTTCCTGAAGTTTAGCCGTTTTGTGACCTGTGTCGAGACCTACCTGGAGGACGAGGCCCAACTGGACCTGGTGTACAACTACCTGAAGTCCATCTATGACAGTGCCCCCCAGACGGCCCCCTGCCTGGCCGATGTGGACAGCATTCGCTTCATTCTGGACGTGCTGCTGCCAGAG GCCATCATTTGTGCCATTGCTACCGTGGACAAGATCTCGCTTGAAAAGGCTGAAGATAAGTACTTGAAGGGGCCTGTTTTAAGCAAAAG agagagagaagagttcGACATGCAAATTGAAAAGGAGATGAAGATGAAGGCCCTGTCCCTAAATATCCAGGGGACCCTATAG
- the LOC136717764 gene encoding PWWP domain-containing DNA repair factor 3A isoform X4, with protein MDSIKELRYRKALRLALNVLSGEVVHSSSPSGPGAGRRQSCRLNRAQSRSPLQSPLGATAQPKAKDQPQKDTFVKKTEPQRVLRSQTESTSRSVPNQPEKGDFSHGGVQLRDGHTKSTEPQKSSLRSQVESPKCQSPQSGRPSGKRKSSGKWSPLSTRENGCLRPSGKTDSADVEYSTDGPRPRKRGRPLKVSTVTELDVERNVVDEKRPAKARLKSASNDPSPHKETVQRQLSPETLSPRSRKGRPSTLQNGQTSPCASSPSDTDCNSGQSKRGRGRPRLHKPLLSSTPISSSKPEPHTRDPRQPPEISRVGTPRREEVKKVRRLFEHNTAKQQDSVPEKEQGSNKAARRGRHKKIQAAASPVEQEIGSVSPRTLKRGRPKKSCPEPNGRKYPEQSAPLTQGPADSPLSTRVHPRLELHDETEVLDELTKSSDLSIELSLHNEASIPNISEEEEEDDDEEELPSFFLQMEKKPLSIREGICVWCKFRSYPYWPAMVKSVNHKNKKASIIFIDDLLFDKKTVRKGLFRFCVSLRTLKPFDCEETDEFVIKAQEKYKTAINWCLELIRDYRIRIACGSFSGSFIEYFANDISCPVRKMYLQGSTSVPFPSKLIREEQEEVSDTQVDSSPSCHGRCKKLLPDRSKAARTRANEKLVEFIIKNRGAERHLQVAIISGRTPSKWLKEFLKFSRFVTCVETYLEDEAQLDLVYNYLKSIYDSAPQTAPCLADVDSIRFILDVLLPEAIICAIATVDKISLEKAEDKYLKGPVLSKREREEFDMQIEKEMKMKALSLNIQGTL; from the exons ATGGATTCTATTAAAGAACTGAGGTACCGGAAAGCACTACGTTTGGCGCTAAATGTGTTGTCTGGAGAAGTCGTACATTCCTCTTCACCTTCTGGTCCAGGGGCGGGGCGGAGGCAGTCTTGTCGGCTGAACCGAGCCCAGTCACGATCGCCACTCCAGTCCCCCCTGGGTGCGACAGCCCAGCCCAAGGCCAAGGATCAGCCACAGAAAGACACCTTTGTGAAGAAAACCGAGCCTCAACGTGTTCTCCGCAGTCAAACCGAATCAACAAGCAGAAGTGTTCCAAATCAGCCAGAGAAAGGTGACTTTTCCCATGGAGGGGTTCAACTGCGAGATGGCCACACAAAATCGACAGAGCCGCAGAAATCTAGCCTTAGGAGTCAAGTAGAGTCTCCAAAGTGCCAAAGTCCCCAGTCAGGAAGGCCCAGTGGTAAAAGGAAATCTTCGGGGAAGTGGTCTCCACTGTCAACAAGGGAAAATGGCtgtctgagaccaagtggaaaAACGGACTCCGCTGATGTGGAATATTCAACTGATGGGCCCAGGCCTAGGAAGAGGGGCAGGCCTCTGAAGGTCTCCACTGTGACAGAACTGGACGTGGAAAGGAACGTTGTAGACGAGAAGAGGCCTGCCAAAGCTAGACTAAAGTCGGCGTCTAACGACCCAAGCCCCCATAAAGAAACAGTTCAGAGGCAATTATCCCCAGAGACACTGAGCCCTCGTAGCCGAAAGGGAAgaccttccacactgcaaaacGGGCAAACGTCACCTTGTGCTTCCTCTCCCTCTGACACTGATTGTAACAGTGGCCAAAGCAAGCGTGGCCGAGGGCGGCCACGCTTGCACAAACCTCTTCTCAGCTCCACACccatcagcagcagcaaaccGGAGCCACACACCAGGGACCCAAGACAGCCTCCAGAGATCTCCAGAGTGGGCACACCAAGGAGGGAGGAGGTCAAGAAAGTGCGCAGGCTTTTTGAGCACAACACAGCAAAACAACAG GATTCTGTGCCAGAGAAAGAGCAGGGCAGCAATAAAGCTGCTCGCAGAGGGAGGCATAAGAAAATACAGGCTGCTGCTTCCCCAGTGGAGCAGGAGATTGGCTCAGTCTCTCCCAGAACCTTGAAGCGCGGGCGCCCGAAAAAAAGCTGTCCAGAGCCCAACGGCCGCAAATATCCAGAACAATCAGCACCGCTAACTCAAGGGCCGGCTGACAGCCCACTGTCCACACGCGTGCATCCCAGACTGGAGCTACACGATGAAACAGAAGTGCTAG acGAACTCACCAAGTCTTCGGACTTGTCCATTGAGCTGAGCTTGCACAATGAAGCCAGCATCCCAAATATatcagaggaggaggaagaggatgaCGACGAAGAAGAGCTTCCCAGTTTCTTTTTGCAGATGGAGAAGA AGCCCTTGTCCATCAGGGAGGGAATTTGTGTGTGGTGTAAGTTCCGGAGCTATCCGTATTGGCCGGCTATG GTGAAAAGTGTGAATCACAAGAATAAGAAGGCCAGCATTATCTTTATTGATGACCTGCTCTTCGATAAGAAAACTGTTCGAAAGGG TCTTTTCAGATTTTGTGTATCCTTACGAACCCTGAAGCCTTTTGACTGTGAAGAGACTGATGAGTTTGTG ATCAAAGCACAAGAAAAGTATAAAACTGCTATCAATTGGTGCTTGGAACTGATTCGTGACTACCGGATTCGGATTG CCTGTGGTTCCTTCTCTGGCTCTTTCATCGAATACTTTGCAAATGACATAA GCTGCCCGGTTCGGAAGATGTACCTGCAGGGCTCCACCAGTGTGCCGTTCCCCAGCAAGCTGATCAGGGAAGAGCAGGAGGAGGTGTCTGACACACAGGTGGATAGTTCCCCATCCTGCCATGGACGGTGCAAGAAGCTGCTACCCGATCGTTCCAAGGCAGCCCGCACACGGGCCAACGAGAAACTAGTTGAATTCATCATCAAGAACCGGGGAGCGGAGAGACACCTGCAGGTC GCGATCATCAGCGGCAGGACACCCTCGAAGTGGCTGAAGGAGTTCCTGAAGTTTAGCCGTTTTGTGACCTGTGTCGAGACCTACCTGGAGGACGAGGCCCAACTGGACCTGGTGTACAACTACCTGAAGTCCATCTATGACAGTGCCCCCCAGACGGCCCCCTGCCTGGCCGATGTGGACAGCATTCGCTTCATTCTGGACGTGCTGCTGCCAGAG GCCATCATTTGTGCCATTGCTACCGTGGACAAGATCTCGCTTGAAAAGGCTGAAGATAAGTACTTGAAGGGGCCTGTTTTAAGCAAAAG agagagagaagagttcGACATGCAAATTGAAAAGGAGATGAAGATGAAGGCCCTGTCCCTAAATATCCAGGGGACCCTATAG
- the LOC136717764 gene encoding PWWP domain-containing DNA repair factor 3A isoform X1: MDEPLYMFCKWEGRLWPAKLIRKAAQHSKKKNEIEVEIFNVGKRIWVKQEETVPLTEQRIEIISLQLDLDSKRQHIVRIFLEDDDSEEEFLGFPTDCNQTAHEPATQEMDSIKELRYRKALRLALNVLSGEVVHSSSPSGPGAGRRQSCRLNRAQSRSPLQSPLGATAQPKAKDQPQKDTFVKKTEPQRVLRSQTESTSRSVPNQPEKGDFSHGGVQLRDGHTKSTEPQKSSLRSQVESPKCQSPQSGRPSGKRKSSGKWSPLSTRENGCLRPSGKTDSADVEYSTDGPRPRKRGRPLKVSTVTELDVERNVVDEKRPAKARLKSASNDPSPHKETVQRQLSPETLSPRSRKGRPSTLQNGQTSPCASSPSDTDCNSGQSKRGRGRPRLHKPLLSSTPISSSKPEPHTRDPRQPPEISRVGTPRREEVKKVRRLFEHNTAKQQDSVPEKEQGSNKAARRGRHKKIQAAASPVEQEIGSVSPRTLKRGRPKKSCPEPNGRKYPEQSAPLTQGPADSPLSTRVHPRLELHDETEVLDELTKSSDLSIELSLHNEASIPNISEEEEEDDDEEELPSFFLQMEKKPLSIREGICVWCKFRSYPYWPAMVKSVNHKNKKASIIFIDDLLFDKKTVRKGLFRFCVSLRTLKPFDCEETDEFVIKAQEKYKTAINWCLELIRDYRIRIACGSFSGSFIEYFANDISCPVRKMYLQGSTSVPFPSKLIREEQEEVSDTQVDSSPSCHGRCKKLLPDRSKAARTRANEKLVEFIIKNRGAERHLQVAIISGRTPSKWLKEFLKFSRFVTCVETYLEDEAQLDLVYNYLKSIYDSAPQTAPCLADVDSIRFILDVLLPEAIICAIATVDKISLEKAEDKYLKGPVLSKREREEFDMQIEKEMKMKALSLNIQGTL, from the exons GATCTGGGTGAAGCAGGAGGAGACAGTGCCTCTAACGGAACAGAGGATTGAGATAATCTCTTTGCAACTAG ACCTAGACTCCAAGAGGCAGCATATTGTACGGATATTTCTGGAGGATGATGACAGTGAGGAGGAGTTCCTGGGATTCCCCACAGACTGTAATCAGACGG CTCATGAGCCTGCAACACAAGAAATGGATTCTATTAAAGAACTGAGGTACCGGAAAGCACTACGTTTGGCGCTAAATGTGTTGTCTGGAGAAGTCGTACATTCCTCTTCACCTTCTGGTCCAGGGGCGGGGCGGAGGCAGTCTTGTCGGCTGAACCGAGCCCAGTCACGATCGCCACTCCAGTCCCCCCTGGGTGCGACAGCCCAGCCCAAGGCCAAGGATCAGCCACAGAAAGACACCTTTGTGAAGAAAACCGAGCCTCAACGTGTTCTCCGCAGTCAAACCGAATCAACAAGCAGAAGTGTTCCAAATCAGCCAGAGAAAGGTGACTTTTCCCATGGAGGGGTTCAACTGCGAGATGGCCACACAAAATCGACAGAGCCGCAGAAATCTAGCCTTAGGAGTCAAGTAGAGTCTCCAAAGTGCCAAAGTCCCCAGTCAGGAAGGCCCAGTGGTAAAAGGAAATCTTCGGGGAAGTGGTCTCCACTGTCAACAAGGGAAAATGGCtgtctgagaccaagtggaaaAACGGACTCCGCTGATGTGGAATATTCAACTGATGGGCCCAGGCCTAGGAAGAGGGGCAGGCCTCTGAAGGTCTCCACTGTGACAGAACTGGACGTGGAAAGGAACGTTGTAGACGAGAAGAGGCCTGCCAAAGCTAGACTAAAGTCGGCGTCTAACGACCCAAGCCCCCATAAAGAAACAGTTCAGAGGCAATTATCCCCAGAGACACTGAGCCCTCGTAGCCGAAAGGGAAgaccttccacactgcaaaacGGGCAAACGTCACCTTGTGCTTCCTCTCCCTCTGACACTGATTGTAACAGTGGCCAAAGCAAGCGTGGCCGAGGGCGGCCACGCTTGCACAAACCTCTTCTCAGCTCCACACccatcagcagcagcaaaccGGAGCCACACACCAGGGACCCAAGACAGCCTCCAGAGATCTCCAGAGTGGGCACACCAAGGAGGGAGGAGGTCAAGAAAGTGCGCAGGCTTTTTGAGCACAACACAGCAAAACAACAG GATTCTGTGCCAGAGAAAGAGCAGGGCAGCAATAAAGCTGCTCGCAGAGGGAGGCATAAGAAAATACAGGCTGCTGCTTCCCCAGTGGAGCAGGAGATTGGCTCAGTCTCTCCCAGAACCTTGAAGCGCGGGCGCCCGAAAAAAAGCTGTCCAGAGCCCAACGGCCGCAAATATCCAGAACAATCAGCACCGCTAACTCAAGGGCCGGCTGACAGCCCACTGTCCACACGCGTGCATCCCAGACTGGAGCTACACGATGAAACAGAAGTGCTAG acGAACTCACCAAGTCTTCGGACTTGTCCATTGAGCTGAGCTTGCACAATGAAGCCAGCATCCCAAATATatcagaggaggaggaagaggatgaCGACGAAGAAGAGCTTCCCAGTTTCTTTTTGCAGATGGAGAAGA AGCCCTTGTCCATCAGGGAGGGAATTTGTGTGTGGTGTAAGTTCCGGAGCTATCCGTATTGGCCGGCTATG GTGAAAAGTGTGAATCACAAGAATAAGAAGGCCAGCATTATCTTTATTGATGACCTGCTCTTCGATAAGAAAACTGTTCGAAAGGG TCTTTTCAGATTTTGTGTATCCTTACGAACCCTGAAGCCTTTTGACTGTGAAGAGACTGATGAGTTTGTG ATCAAAGCACAAGAAAAGTATAAAACTGCTATCAATTGGTGCTTGGAACTGATTCGTGACTACCGGATTCGGATTG CCTGTGGTTCCTTCTCTGGCTCTTTCATCGAATACTTTGCAAATGACATAA GCTGCCCGGTTCGGAAGATGTACCTGCAGGGCTCCACCAGTGTGCCGTTCCCCAGCAAGCTGATCAGGGAAGAGCAGGAGGAGGTGTCTGACACACAGGTGGATAGTTCCCCATCCTGCCATGGACGGTGCAAGAAGCTGCTACCCGATCGTTCCAAGGCAGCCCGCACACGGGCCAACGAGAAACTAGTTGAATTCATCATCAAGAACCGGGGAGCGGAGAGACACCTGCAGGTC GCGATCATCAGCGGCAGGACACCCTCGAAGTGGCTGAAGGAGTTCCTGAAGTTTAGCCGTTTTGTGACCTGTGTCGAGACCTACCTGGAGGACGAGGCCCAACTGGACCTGGTGTACAACTACCTGAAGTCCATCTATGACAGTGCCCCCCAGACGGCCCCCTGCCTGGCCGATGTGGACAGCATTCGCTTCATTCTGGACGTGCTGCTGCCAGAG GCCATCATTTGTGCCATTGCTACCGTGGACAAGATCTCGCTTGAAAAGGCTGAAGATAAGTACTTGAAGGGGCCTGTTTTAAGCAAAAG agagagagaagagttcGACATGCAAATTGAAAAGGAGATGAAGATGAAGGCCCTGTCCCTAAATATCCAGGGGACCCTATAG
- the LOC136717764 gene encoding PWWP domain-containing DNA repair factor 3A isoform X3 — protein MDEPLYMFCKWEGRLWPAKLIRKAAQHSKKKNEIEVEIFNVGKRIWVKQEETVPLTEQRIEIISLQLDLDSKRQHIVRIFLEDDDSEEEFLGFPTDCNQTAHEPATQEMDSIKELRYRKALRLALNVLSGEVVHSSSPSGPGAGRRQSCRLNRAQSRSPLQSPLGATAQPKAKDQPQKDTFVKKTEPQRVLRSQTESTSRSVPNQPEKGDFSHGGVQLRDGHTKSTEPQKSSLRSQVESPKCQSPQSGRPSGKRKSSGKWSPLSTRENGCLRPSGKTDSADVEYSTDGPRPRKRGRPLKVSTVTELDVERNVVDEKRPAKARLKSASNDPSPHKETVQRQLSPETLSPRSRKGRPSTLQNGQTSPCASSPSDTDCNSGQSKRGRGRPRLHKPLLSSTPISSSKPEPHTRDPRQPPEISRVGTPRREEVKKVRRLFEHNTAKQQDSVPEKEQGSNKAARRGRHKKIQAAASPVEQEIGSVSPRTLKRGRPKKSCPEPNGRKYPEQSAPLTQGPADSPLSTRVHPRLELHDETEVLDELTKSSDLSIELSLHNEASIPNISEEEEEDDDEEELPSFFLQMEKKPLSIREGICVWCKFRSYPYWPAMVKSVNHKNKKASIIFIDDLLFDKKTVRKGFCVSLRTLKPFDCEETDEFVIKAQEKYKTAINWCLELIRDYRIRIACGSFSGSFIEYFANDISCPVRKMYLQGSTSVPFPSKLIREEQEEVSDTQVDSSPSCHGRCKKLLPDRSKAARTRANEKLVEFIIKNRGAERHLQVAIISGRTPSKWLKEFLKFSRFVTCVETYLEDEAQLDLVYNYLKSIYDSAPQTAPCLADVDSIRFILDVLLPEAIICAIATVDKISLEKAEDKYLKGPVLSKREREEFDMQIEKEMKMKALSLNIQGTL, from the exons GATCTGGGTGAAGCAGGAGGAGACAGTGCCTCTAACGGAACAGAGGATTGAGATAATCTCTTTGCAACTAG ACCTAGACTCCAAGAGGCAGCATATTGTACGGATATTTCTGGAGGATGATGACAGTGAGGAGGAGTTCCTGGGATTCCCCACAGACTGTAATCAGACGG CTCATGAGCCTGCAACACAAGAAATGGATTCTATTAAAGAACTGAGGTACCGGAAAGCACTACGTTTGGCGCTAAATGTGTTGTCTGGAGAAGTCGTACATTCCTCTTCACCTTCTGGTCCAGGGGCGGGGCGGAGGCAGTCTTGTCGGCTGAACCGAGCCCAGTCACGATCGCCACTCCAGTCCCCCCTGGGTGCGACAGCCCAGCCCAAGGCCAAGGATCAGCCACAGAAAGACACCTTTGTGAAGAAAACCGAGCCTCAACGTGTTCTCCGCAGTCAAACCGAATCAACAAGCAGAAGTGTTCCAAATCAGCCAGAGAAAGGTGACTTTTCCCATGGAGGGGTTCAACTGCGAGATGGCCACACAAAATCGACAGAGCCGCAGAAATCTAGCCTTAGGAGTCAAGTAGAGTCTCCAAAGTGCCAAAGTCCCCAGTCAGGAAGGCCCAGTGGTAAAAGGAAATCTTCGGGGAAGTGGTCTCCACTGTCAACAAGGGAAAATGGCtgtctgagaccaagtggaaaAACGGACTCCGCTGATGTGGAATATTCAACTGATGGGCCCAGGCCTAGGAAGAGGGGCAGGCCTCTGAAGGTCTCCACTGTGACAGAACTGGACGTGGAAAGGAACGTTGTAGACGAGAAGAGGCCTGCCAAAGCTAGACTAAAGTCGGCGTCTAACGACCCAAGCCCCCATAAAGAAACAGTTCAGAGGCAATTATCCCCAGAGACACTGAGCCCTCGTAGCCGAAAGGGAAgaccttccacactgcaaaacGGGCAAACGTCACCTTGTGCTTCCTCTCCCTCTGACACTGATTGTAACAGTGGCCAAAGCAAGCGTGGCCGAGGGCGGCCACGCTTGCACAAACCTCTTCTCAGCTCCACACccatcagcagcagcaaaccGGAGCCACACACCAGGGACCCAAGACAGCCTCCAGAGATCTCCAGAGTGGGCACACCAAGGAGGGAGGAGGTCAAGAAAGTGCGCAGGCTTTTTGAGCACAACACAGCAAAACAACAG GATTCTGTGCCAGAGAAAGAGCAGGGCAGCAATAAAGCTGCTCGCAGAGGGAGGCATAAGAAAATACAGGCTGCTGCTTCCCCAGTGGAGCAGGAGATTGGCTCAGTCTCTCCCAGAACCTTGAAGCGCGGGCGCCCGAAAAAAAGCTGTCCAGAGCCCAACGGCCGCAAATATCCAGAACAATCAGCACCGCTAACTCAAGGGCCGGCTGACAGCCCACTGTCCACACGCGTGCATCCCAGACTGGAGCTACACGATGAAACAGAAGTGCTAG acGAACTCACCAAGTCTTCGGACTTGTCCATTGAGCTGAGCTTGCACAATGAAGCCAGCATCCCAAATATatcagaggaggaggaagaggatgaCGACGAAGAAGAGCTTCCCAGTTTCTTTTTGCAGATGGAGAAGA AGCCCTTGTCCATCAGGGAGGGAATTTGTGTGTGGTGTAAGTTCCGGAGCTATCCGTATTGGCCGGCTATG GTGAAAAGTGTGAATCACAAGAATAAGAAGGCCAGCATTATCTTTATTGATGACCTGCTCTTCGATAAGAAAACTGTTCGAAAGGG ATTTTGTGTATCCTTACGAACCCTGAAGCCTTTTGACTGTGAAGAGACTGATGAGTTTGTG ATCAAAGCACAAGAAAAGTATAAAACTGCTATCAATTGGTGCTTGGAACTGATTCGTGACTACCGGATTCGGATTG CCTGTGGTTCCTTCTCTGGCTCTTTCATCGAATACTTTGCAAATGACATAA GCTGCCCGGTTCGGAAGATGTACCTGCAGGGCTCCACCAGTGTGCCGTTCCCCAGCAAGCTGATCAGGGAAGAGCAGGAGGAGGTGTCTGACACACAGGTGGATAGTTCCCCATCCTGCCATGGACGGTGCAAGAAGCTGCTACCCGATCGTTCCAAGGCAGCCCGCACACGGGCCAACGAGAAACTAGTTGAATTCATCATCAAGAACCGGGGAGCGGAGAGACACCTGCAGGTC GCGATCATCAGCGGCAGGACACCCTCGAAGTGGCTGAAGGAGTTCCTGAAGTTTAGCCGTTTTGTGACCTGTGTCGAGACCTACCTGGAGGACGAGGCCCAACTGGACCTGGTGTACAACTACCTGAAGTCCATCTATGACAGTGCCCCCCAGACGGCCCCCTGCCTGGCCGATGTGGACAGCATTCGCTTCATTCTGGACGTGCTGCTGCCAGAG GCCATCATTTGTGCCATTGCTACCGTGGACAAGATCTCGCTTGAAAAGGCTGAAGATAAGTACTTGAAGGGGCCTGTTTTAAGCAAAAG agagagagaagagttcGACATGCAAATTGAAAAGGAGATGAAGATGAAGGCCCTGTCCCTAAATATCCAGGGGACCCTATAG